Genomic window (Alnus glutinosa chromosome 9, dhAlnGlut1.1, whole genome shotgun sequence):
GGGACTCAAATGCACCAGGAGGAAGTGGCTGAAATTCCACACCAAGTGGTGGACCATCCTCTCGATAATGCCTCCCCAGTTGCCTCTTAACAGCAGTAATAGCAGCATTTTCAAGTTCACCCTTCACTTTCAAGTATCCTGATGGCTTATATCCCATGAGTTTTGCACTGTTAGCATTTATCGGCGCAATAACTCCATTAGTTGTTATGTATCTAGAATTTTCCATATCATATGGATCCTCAGTTTGGGAAAACAACCTGTCTTGCGAAGATGAGCTACTTTCTGAAGATGTTTTATCAGTGTCATTAACAGTTTCTGTATGGTGAGTCCTATGCTCATAGGTGAGGCCTGCGGCCTGAACATCATTGCGATAGAGCCTTCGACTTTCAACTTCCCTTGGATCAATATTCCTATAATCCCCATGTTTCGTGCTTCCACATGAATCCTGTCCAAGCCCACTGCCACGATCCTGAATAACACCACTTGAATGATCTTGCCGTCCACTAGCACAAGCTTCATCTCTCAACaatcttttgtcttttaatctTCTGTGGCAAAACCATCCAGATATTTGCTTTTCTGTCAACCCTATCCGCTCAGCAAGTTGGCACTTCATATCTTCTGTAGGGTATTTATGCTCTAAGAGAAGTCAAAGACAAAATcctttagaaaaataaagaacttGGCATTTAGCAAGAAGCCTAAGATAAAATATGACAAGAGAAGTAATCATACCATTGTAAAACTTCTCCAGAGCCATAACCTGGGCAGGTGTCTTGAGCCTTCTTTTCTTATCCTTCTCCAAAGAAACTCTGTTCTCTTCAGATTGCGCTCCACCTGATTCTAAGCATCAATAGAAAAGTAATTGAGAAACCTTAGAAATGAGAACAATAACCATGATCTGGAAATATTTATTGCCCTATCAGCCACTagattaatttgtaaaaagaaaatctcaTGGTAGAGCATTTCATAAGTGGAAAGAAGAACACATCAATTTAAGTACTTTCCATGTAAACGAAGAGATAAATGTCATAAATTCTCTTAGTTACtcagccatttttttaaaaaaagaaaaagaaaaagaaagaaaaaagaaaaaaagaaaaagaaaaagccactAATATTTCTGTTTGGCCTCCCCACCCATACCCCCGCCTCCCCCcttcctctcttttctcttcatGGGACATAAGTCCTCTGCCTTATGAGATACAGAAGTTATTCTAGGAAACTTCATGGACTTTCTGTAACGTCAAATGGagtgctttcattttttttttttttggatgaatgagtaattttttatatcaaacaaaacaattcccttTACAAACACATCAGCAACCAGGTTAAAACTTGATACTCTACCAGTATCTTCCTTCCTCACACTCCTTATCAAACTATCTATCTCTCTAGTATTGATTTACATTTGACAGCAACTATCCCTTCttacaattacaaaaacatCACAAAATAACACTAGAATTCCCTTATCAATTCCCCAGTTGCAGCATATCCCCTCATTTCCCATAGTTTTACGAAATTTCCCCTTCCCCACTATCCAAGCTCTAACTTCCCATTTAATTCTCTGCATAGAATTTGTTCATCCGTCTTGTGCTGAGTTCCATGCTTCAATTCATTCCGGTTTCTCCATATATTATACACAGTTGAACCAAGCACCAGCCTGTAGACATTTGCTTTCAAACTCTTTTTTCTACATTGCTGCACTCCCTCAGCAAGCACAACTTCCTAGCTCATTGGTGGATACACCATGTCACTTATACTCATAGCTCCTTTCCAAATCCTACTACTGTAACTGCATTGAAAGAACAAATGATCACGGTCCTCTATTCCATGTCTGCAGAAAATACAATGGACGTCCCCTTGATATCCCCATTTCAAAAGTCTATCCCCTGTTGTCAATGCATCCTTTATGACCAACCACAAGATAAAAGCAGGTTTTGGTATAGCTGGGGGAAACCAAATTAACTTCCACCAAACCACCTGCACCTGCTTCTCTCTCAGCGCCTCCCATGTCTCTGAACTTGTATATTTTCCTGATTTTTCAGTCACCCATTTCGGCACATCCTTCTTTCCTATTTCCACCAAAGATAGCCCACTCTGTATTTCAACCAATTCCTCACAATGAGCTGGCCTCTAGTTCCACTTCCCTTCTCTGATGACAGTAGACAATCTAGCTTCCATTTTGCTATGTGCATCATACACCACTCAGTAGCCATACTTTTCATAAAGCACCCCATCCAGATGCCACTAATCAAACCATAAATGGATATCTCTTCCTCTCCTACTTCAAACTTTAAAGATTTCCTAGCTTCCCCTCTCAACTTCAACATCTTTCGCCAACTCCATATACAACTTTGAGAAACTTTTATTTGCCAAAAACTCCCTTCCTTCAATCAAACCATAAGTGGATATCAAATAGAGTGCTTTCAGCAACAAGAGAATAACATTGTCAGAGTTTCTCCCTTTGCTCACGACTAAGTAGTGAAGTTTACAAATTGGCGAccaataaataaaatgtttcaTCAAACCTTTTGGTCCTAATACCAAAAACTCAATCTGTATACTAATATGCAAGCATAGGCATGTAGCAGCACCGTACTTCAAGGTACTTGTAAACTTGTCTCTCACTTTGCTTACCATTGTGGTTACATCAActtattttctcttcattttattttgtttgttgaaagTAATAATATTCATAAATTACATGCAAAATCATGTGTTCCACTGCATGCATGTAGGTCACAATCAGATGCATCACAGCAAACTCTTACAAGCGTTTTAACTATAATAATTAATCttgacatttattttataataccATTGTCGTCTTAATCTTATGCTTGAATAAGTATGTTCGCTTCCCAAAGTTTATGTTATACTGGCACACTAAGCTAACTCTTCCATAACTCAACTATGTAACCAGGTTCCTCCATTCCTGTATAACACTTCCAAACTCCAAACAGATCTTCAATAAATCATACCATACAGTCCAAAAATGGGGTTCGTAATCTATGATCATGCCTGATTTAACACTTCACAATCAAACATTTGACAAGACCACATCGACTGCCTTCAAAAGACGATTTACAATTGAAGCAAAATAAACACTCCAAGCAAATGGAAAAAATCTTtcagtttattatttttacagtgCATTCAATGTTTACTTGTAAACGGTTAACGAGAACGAGAAATAACCATCTTAAACACAACCAAACAAGCACCATTAAGATCAAAGCATTCCAAAGAACAAAATTTCCAGAAGATAGTTATCAATAATTTTAATCGGAAATCGAGAAAAAACCCATCAAACTCAAGGTCATTGtgaaaggaaattaaaaagaaaaagaaaacaaaaaaaaaaaaaaaacaaaagaggaaGACAAACTAATGCCCCATTTGGTTCCAACAAAATGTAGGAAACAAAAGACACGAAAATTCTCCATCAACTGGTAGGGACCAAGAGGCCAGAAGGGAAAGCAAGCagcaaaaaaaatgtaaagcttCCCAAATTCACATCCTGGGCATTACCTCCATCATTGCAACAATTTGCCTGTTCATGCAAAGTGTTCAATTTCCCGGAATTCAATTAGACATTCtaatacagaaaaagaaaaccccCCAAAGCAATTCACAAAAATCAATCAGAAATGGAAACCCAAAACGTTGATATGATTTcagattgagaaaaaaaaaaaaaaaacagattaccTTCCATGGTGTGCGACGTCCTGCTgattccttctctctctctctctctctctagaagttCTGGATTCCGTTGGCTCAAAAGGCAAAACCCATTAACATCTTTTTGAATGGTAGGGACCTATTTTGAATTCGTTTCCATTTCTGTTTGGATTTGGGTTTCTACTTGGTATTTCaataacatctttttttttttctttttttttctttttacataaAATGAGAGAAAGTTCTCCTCTGAGTTGATTAAACTCATATATGTCCTTGCACTTTCACATATTTTATACTTCAATTAAAAAGccatattataattatatattgaaaaaaaaaaattaataaactgagttaatttttttaaaactactttttactttttaacaaaaaaaaattaaaaacaataacaaataactcaatacataaaactattttcatatttatatcacatcataacaaataataataataaaaaaccttCTAAAAACATTATCATCTTCaagttctctttttctttttttcttctttcttctttttttttttctttatttttcttcaatgttttttgttcaaacaaaccagctttgaaaaaaaaaaaaaaaaatcaatctttagTAAtcttttgatgaaaaaaaattaatgtaatcATCAACAATATACCATTTATGTTTTCAacttttgtacattttttttttaactaaccattgaatatgttttttttacatgtatgtcctatatatataatgattgcttttttaaaaaaattattgagatgtacaaaattgtaaatttatcattCAGTTTCAAATAATGTTTACTGTTCCATTCAACTTGGTcttttactcaaaaaaaaaaaataaaaaaaaaatactccgaTCTTTTACACGTAGAAAGTAGGCATGTACAGTGAGCTAGTTAAAAAATGACCCGTCActgccacccttttttttttttttttaacaataagctcaacaaattttattagtcaaaatagttaaaactttttttttttatttattattttaattattcactttTTAAGCTTTTTGGGGGAAAATAACCAGGCGATTTGTGGCGGATAGGAGAAATCTGATGGGGCACAAACGTGGATCTTAATAAATACGTGTCAGGGATATGTTAGTTATGTgggagtaatgataggcaggggccatcctgccggcccctgcccggccctttccacGTTGGAAAGGGCCAcgtcagtttttatttttattttttgattttttataaaaaaaaataaaataaaaaaaataaaaaaaaaattaaattttgaaaacaaaacctgcTCGTCTTTCTCATTTTCGCACTTTTCTTCCCCgagcttccccccaaattttccctccctctctccagcACCGTCGTtccaccgttccgagcccgcccagcaccgtcgttctgcccgccaccgttccgagcccagcaccgtcgttctgcccgccaccgttccgagcccagCACCGTTCTCCACCTCCGGCCAAAACTTAGGGTTCCATCGACCCATTTCCGGCCCAGAACGACCCAACTCCGTCGTTGTTCCAGTTCCGGCGGCGACCATTCGACCATTCGTTCTCCACCGTGGTTCCGTCGTTCTCCACCTCCGGCCAAAACTTAGGGTTCCGGCGACCCATTTCCGGCCCAGAACGACCCGCCACCGCCGTTCTCAACGCACGACCCGGCACCATCGTTCTCAACGCACGACCCAACTCCGTCGTTCTTCCAGTTCCAGCGGCGACTAGCTAAACCATTCGTTCTCCACCTCCGACGACCCATTTCTGGCTCTGGTAccgatctcccccatttttgcgttttttcagttattttcagagtcGCTTTAGTTCTttgctgtgatttgtggttttttgctatTGGGTTTCCGGTTTACTTATTACAATACCACTTATATTAGGAAGAATCTATTACAATACCCATCAATTCATAATATAGTGGCATCATAATGTACCATAGACATTTTGAACAATAATACTCAAAGGAAGGGTTGAAATTAGTTTCTAAATGAACAGACTCTCTGTCAAAGCAAAGTCCTCCATAAATCTCcatataaaaattcaaacagaaaaatcaaagagtcCACTTCAATCAAAATAGTCGGCAAGAATTTCATACCCATGAGAGTTCACAAGAATTGCTCACTCTTTCCCTGACCCATAAGCTTAGACCATAGTAGTAACCCCCACATTAGCCTTGGGATTTGCTTGATACATGTCATTTTGAGCGATTCTATGcaccttctcttcttcttcagtcTTTGAAGCttcatatatatccaaaaatagaACCAATAGGATTTGTTTCTCAAATCATAGATTTGACCCTCCTCTCTGCTCTTCTTCAAATCTGGCCTCTTGGAAAGTTAATTCAACTCAATTATGaaatcaaataatttaattataaaactaACATGTAACAAATATTCCAAGAAATCAATTCTACTTTGCCATACAAAAAGCAATAATTTTAACTAATCAAAAGTAATGGAAGATTAATCCTTTTGCTAATCAAGAGTAATGGAAGATTAATCCTTTTGCTAGATAATCAGGGAAGAGGGAAAACTCAATCCTTTGAATTCTCATTTGCTTAAATGACTAAATGTTGACTACCACATTGTCCATCATTTAGTTTTAGAGAGACTTCATCTTTCTTCATAAAGATCAAATGGTGACTTTTGAATATTGTAtagattctaaaaaaaaaatgtacatctttgattgtttttaataagttgtatatttagatggtttGAGAATCAtgtctatttatattatttgatgtcttgaacgttggacttatCACTTAAGGAACGTTGGACGTGCAATAATCGGACTTAATTTAAGTCTTATATTTTGAAagagactttccatcttctttcttcttagcatttaatttatttatttatttttttggttctatATTTTTCATTGGCCGGCATTCACTCCTTCCATTCTTGACTCTACCAATCTTCTATGCTTGCACTGATTCGGCTGACTTTTCAAAGTAAACAATAGCCTGCTCAATGTTGTGTTCGGACTCGTACAATTCAGCAATTTCCtgtgcaaggaaaaaaaaaattccaaattcacCAAATCACAAAACAGATTTACTGCCTGATCTAAGCAAGATATGGCCTCTGCATAACGAAATTTTTTTTAGCTACAAACAAAGTTTTTTCCCACTCAACTGAAAGAGAAACAACCTAGCagataatacaaataaatagGCAGACAACTACATCTACAATTCATATACGGCCCTACATGCAATAGAAAGGTGATAACATGTGTGGTTAATGCCTATAGTGGAAAATGCTGCTGTTTCTTGGGAAGTTACATAAGCAAATACTTTATAAATTCAAGCACCTATCTTATATATGCAATCTGTTCactatatctttttcttctttcactttTGATTGGTAAGATTTGTTCACTATATCATCGATTCTCAACAGAACGGTCTATTGTTAAAAGCATGGAATTTGATCATGccagaaaatttaaattgactAGGGTGAGAGACCAACCAAAGGAGGACCTAGGTACTTTCAAACTTCACGGAGTCATGTTTATAGGAAACGTCATGCATGTAAGCCAAAACCATACATACCATTCACAGATGTTTTCTTATAGCAATGATCCTCCTAGTTATTCGTTAATAACCGCATGCATAGAAGATTGGTAGAATgtgaggattttttttctttttattatgttAGATGGATTTTGGTGGAATCTGAGCTTGTCACTTATCTAAAGGTTATGattgtatatttcttgtttGAGTAACATATATTTAGCCTCCCAATTCAATATATAGAAAATTCTCATGTCATGTGCTTCTGAATTTAGGCACAAGTAAATGTCTACAACAAGTGATTTGTCAAGCGGTCATCCGTTATGTAAGTGTGGAATTCCTGCACGTCTAAGGTACTCTTGGACCACATCCAATCCCGCTAAAAAGTGGTATGGATGTAAtaactacaaggtaatttttgttatatttttaaattagctttgtgttatatttcgTCGTTAGTAGTTCATGACATTTTTGTTGACCCTTGTTTTTTTCATGTAGAAAgccggtgattgtgatttttttgaatggGCTGATAAGAAGATGTCTGCATACGAGAAGGGATTAGCGCAATATCTGAAAGAGATGGAGGAGAGAAGACAAGCTGACAATGACAAAGTTGaggaattaattgaaaaaaaaatgcaaggaacAATTAGTGCAacatttgaaagaaatggaggagaaagttgaggaattgattgaaaaaaaatgtaaggaacAATTAGCGCAACGTAACGAGAAGATGTTTCGTGTTTTGTTGTTAGTTGTCATTTTGCTGTTagccttttatttttgtagttataGTGAACCTAGACATACTAACTTGatgttaaaatgaaattatgaaaacaatttagTTGTAAGAgacttttttctgtttgtatgAATATCCTAAATGTATGTTAaacttaattgttaatgttaATGAATGGTTGGTTTTGGTGTTATCTATGGTAAGGAATGGTTGGTTTTGGTGTTATCTATGTCTCTGATGTTATACTCTGCTTGTTCTAAATAATTCTGCTACCTTTTGTTTCTAGTTAATCTACTTTTAAATGTTGCTTGCTGTAAGCACACCTTAATCCAGCTTTTATCCTTAATCATGCATTTTTGAATGCTGTTTACTTGGTTTGGTCAACCCTTCATTCTTCGGAGTCACGAATAATTCTAGTTGCTACATGGGGCAGTGTCTTGCTTGTAACCCAAATATGGTATGGCGGGCCCTTGGTGGTGCATGCAACGATATCCCACGTTTCTTGACAATGATGAAAATTCAGTGGCTTTATGATCTTGTTTGATAGAACTATGCTGGAACATAATAATTGGGATTTTGGTATCTAGCTAGTGTTTGCTCTGTGTTTTAGGCATATTCTACCTACAGGCGGTGTACCCTAGGATTTTGATTGGCTCTTTTCAAGGCTTTCATGTCTGGCCATACACCTGTCATCGATCTCCAACTATTAACCAAAATCACCATAGAAGGAAATTATTTGTTTCATAGTAATTTTGTGAGAGATGCTATGAAACTT
Coding sequences:
- the LOC133878216 gene encoding uncharacterized protein LOC133878216 isoform X5; its protein translation is MEESGGAQSEENRVSLEKDKKRRLKTPAQVMALEKFYNEHKYPTEDMKCQLAERIGLTEKQISGWFCHRRLKDKRLLRDEACASGRQDHSSGVIQDRGSGLGQDSCGSTKHGDYRNIDPREVESRRLYRNDVQAAGLTYEHRTHHTETVNDTDKTSSESSSSSQDRLFSQTEDPYDMENSRYITTNGVIAPINANSAKLMGYKPSGYLKVKGELENAAITAVKRQLGRHYREDGPPLGVEFQPLPPGAFESPTRNPIDEPYFAGNSSLPHSPDISGVERQPSLSNRYEVYNSKVSSQDLCMEGAICSSMHGSDYQDKLSHYQLEQKSTVLNHIKPFGKRNSSSDPYEDSAGETSVYNSKRNQRMGSKHGVEGMRIDSVTSHHGRCDGKIESKLHEYDNVSPNIVQRSELFKSQPSNLICNLYGSLDTEERGLSTRMKKVGKVTGKWKGIKECGNQVKLKMHPVNEMTCSVLPCYLFPL